TTCGCCCTCAACCGCGGTACCCACTTCACCCACACCGGCGGAACCCTGCGCAACCCGAACGTCATCTACCCCGGCTGGACCCTCACCCTGCCCGACGACGCCACCCCACCGACCACACACCGACCCCGCCCCGAATCGCCACCGTCAGTCCCGGATGAGCCGGACCTCGCCACCCCGGCCCCCGCACCGACAACCGCCCGGCCGCCCTCGACACCGCGCCCGGCCCCACCCACGGCAACCACTCCCACAATCGAGCCGAGCCACGCGCCGACACCCACCACCGCCGGCACCTGCGCCAGCGCAGACAACACGACGATCACGCCTACCTCCAGACCGACCGCGGACCGTGGACCCCGCCCCAGCGGCCCCGACCGAGGCGTCTTGCTGCCCAGCGGCAGCTGGATAAGCCTGGGCCTCGCCCTAGCCATCACCACCGCCGCCGCCCTCGTCTGGGCGCACCGGCAGCGCCGCTACACCGCGGGCAAGCCCTCCACCACGCCGCGCTGGGAAACGCAGACTCTCGCCCCCTTGCCCCGGCTGATTGGGCAGATCCGCCGCGCGCTGCGCCGTACCGCCGCCACGGCGGGCGAAACGGGCCAACACAACGAGCCGGCGGACGCTGCAGTCGGCGATCCCGACGGCGCCAGCACCCTGAGCAAGACCAATTCGAGCAGTCAACAAGCGACGTCAGGCGATCCTTCGGCCACCGCCTCACACGAGGCCACCGCGCTGACCAGCAGCAGCCACGCCTTCGGGCCGGTCATGCCGGCGCCTGCGCCGCCGACGGTATGGCCGCCCGCCGGACTGGGCCTGACCGGACCCGGCGCAGACGCCGCCGCCCGAGGCTTCCTCACCGCCGCCCTCGCCACCGACACCGACGAACATCCCCACGCGCGCACCCACGTCGTGATACCGGCAGCGACTGCGGCGACCCTGCTCGGCGCCACCACAGGCACCCTGCCCCGCACACCCCGGCTGAGGATCACCCCCACCCTCGACGACGCGCTGGACCTCCTCGAAGCCCTGGCGCTGCACCGCACCCGACTGCTCGACCAGCACGAGACCGCCACCGTCGCCGACCTCCGCGCGGACCCCTACGAAGAGCCCCTCCCACCGGTCATGCTCCTCACCCACCCCCCAGACCGGCGCGAGCGCCCCCGCGTCGCCGCCCTGCTCACCCAAGGGCAACGCCTGGACATCCACGGCGTGCTCCTCGGCCCCTGGTCCGACGGCACCACCGTCACCGTCAACGAGGACGGCACCACCACACCCGCCCACAGCGACCACGCCTCCCACCGCGCCGACATCGGCCGGCTCACCGTCCTCGAACCCACCGAGACCCTCGATCTGCTCACCGTGCTGGCCGAGGCCCACACCGGCGAGGCCCCCTCCCCGGCCCCCGCCGAGCCCACGCCCACCGCACAGCGCACAGCCGCACAGCCCGACCCGCGAACACCGCTGACGCACCAACATCAGCTAGCAACGATGCCGGCCGACACACCCCTACACGGCGCTCACCACGAGATCCAGCCGCTCGACACGGGCCACCCTGACGCCCTCGACCAACCCATCGCCACCAGCACGCCAGCGACCAGCCCCACCCCACCAGCCCCCGAAACCGGCACCCTCACCACGGTCGCGGTCACCGTGCTCGGTGCTCCCGCCCACGCGGACCCCCAGCGCAGCCTGCGCGCCAAATCCCTCGAACTGCTCGTATACCTGGCCGCACGCGACGGCGCCGCCACCACCGAGGCAATCCTCGACGACCTGCTGCCCGACGCACCCGCGAGCAAAGCCACCCACCGGCTGCACACCTACGTCTCCGACCTGCGCAGCGTCCTGCGCCACCACGGCGGACCCGGCACCTACCTCACCCACCCCCGCCACCGCTACGAGCTCAACCCCGACCGCCTCGACGTGGACCTGTGGCGGATGCGCGCCGCCCTCCGCGCCGCCAACACCGCCACCGGCAAAGCCGAACGGGTCGCGGCGCTGCGCCGCGCCGTCGACACCTACCGCGCACCACTCGCCGACGGCTGCGACTACGAGTGGATCGAGCCCCACCGGGAAGCCGTGCGGCAACAAGCCCTCGACGCGGCCGTCGCCCTCACCGAGGAACTCGACGGCCAACCAGCCGAGCAGCTAGCCGTCGTCGACGCCGCCATCGGCCAGCACCCCTACGCCGAGCAGCTGTACCAGGTGGCCATGCGCGCCCGCGCGCACCTCGACGACATCGACGGCGTGCGGGCCCTACGCCGAACCGTGACACGGCAGCTCGCCGAAATCGACGCCGAGCCCAGCGACGACACCCTCACACTGGCCGACCAGCTCATCACCAAGCTGCGCTCCGCCAGCCGAGAAGGTCGGGCCGCAGCGCAGGGAGCACGATCGTGAGCCCGCTGAACAGCCCCACCACCCGTACCGCGGACAACTCAACGAGCGAGGCCGCGACTGATGTGGCTGTGGTGCACCTGAAGCGGCTGCGATGGGCAGTACGGGCAACCCTCACCCTCGGAGTCGCCGCATCGGTCGCCGCGAACGTGCTGCACGCCCGACCGAACCCAATCAGCCAGATCATCGCCGCGTGGCCGCCGCTGGCGCTGCTGCTCACCGTCGAGCTGATCTCCCGCGTCCCGCACCACCGCCGATCCCTCGGCATCATCCGCATCGCCGCCACCAGCGTTATCGCCGCCATCGCCACCTGGGTGTCGTACTCGCACCTCGTCGGGGTCGCCGCCCGCTACGGCGAGACCGGCGCAGGGGCCGCCTACCTGCTGCCCATCTCCGTTGACGGCCTGGTCATCGTCGCCAGCGTCAGCCTCGTCGAGCTCACCGCCCGGATCCGCGCGGGACAACCCGAACAGCACCCACAGCCTCCTGTGGCCGCCACACCCAGCCCTACGCCCACGACACGCATGCCGCACGCCGCATCAGCGGGCCGCCGAGACGAGGGCACTGCAGACGCGTCATCCGGCGCGAGGGCATCAGCCGATCCGGTCCCGTGCCCTGACCCGCCGCAGCGTCGCCCACAACATGACGCCGGCGACGGTGAGCGCCGGCCGAGGCGCCACCTGGTCGACGTGGCCAACGCGCGGGTGCAGCGGCCCTCCGCTGCCAGCGCCGTGAACGGCGAGCCGGCGGTGAACGGCGACGAGCTGGTGCCGTCGGAGACGGCCGCCGCCGTTGCCTACTGGCACCGGCGGGAGCCCCACCTGCATCCGGCCGAGATCGCGGCGCGTATCGGACGCTCGGAACGCACCGTGCGCCGGTACTGGCCGCCACGTCCGCAGACACCACCGGCAGCCAACGCAAACCACGCCGGTGATCTCACCGAAGGACCCCGCACCTAGCAACCGCGACCGCTTCCACGACCCACGGAACCCCGGGGAAGAGCCGCCCCAAAGACAAAAGGACCGCTCTTCTTCCTCGCGCCGGTCATTGACAGGCGGCTCCGGCGACGAAGGACCTCGCGGCGAGGGGCCGGACGCGACATCGCATCCGGCCCCACGGGGCCGAGGTCTACGGCCGCCCGATCAGCGGCTGCACGGCAGAGGGAAACGCGTAGGCGGTGTCCCAGGGGAAGCGGCCGTGCCGGTCAGCCCAGACAACCTGCTGCAGGCGGACGCGGCCGCGGCCGTAGCGGCCGATCGCGCCGCCCGGGTGCAGCTGCTCGGTCGGGTCGCCGTCGATGATGACCGCGTCGTATCCGGCGATGAGGTCGCCCATGCGCTGACCGTGACGGAAATGCTCGGCATTGTCGTAGACCCTGCTCGCGAGGTCGTTGAGCAGCGCTTGGGAGGTAGCCGGGTCCAGTCCGGCGATGATCAGCTCCGGGTAGTCGTGTGCGGTGAGCCCGACGGTGTAGGCGAAGGGCGCGGTGTCGTCGAGGTCGTCGTCGCTGAGGACGACGAGAGTTACCGCCCAGCCCACCCTGTCGATGATCTCGCCTTGGCGGTACAGGAAGTCGTCTATGCCGGTCACGAGGACCGCTCCTTCGGTTGGGATGCGGGCAGCGGGGGCCAGCCACGCGGCTCGTACCGCACCCGCCCCGGGCATTCGTTGGTGTTGTCGGCGTACGGGGTTCCGGCGCAGAGTCGGGTACACCAGACGTGCAGAGGTCGGGGCGCGAAGCATTCGGGACGCTGCGACGGCGGCCGGCGGGACGACCCACGTCCGCTACTCACGATAAGTAACCGGTGGACGTGAGCTGGCGCCCGGAGCGCGGCAGATCCGCGCACTGATTATCGGGGGCTCATGCCGTAGGACGGGGTCGCGTGGATGCCCGTGCCGTACTCGTATTGCAAGCCGGCGTCTGCGATGAACTGCGCGGCGTGCGGCAGCACGGGCTGAGAGCCGATCTTGCTGACGGCCATCCGGCGAATCACTCGATTTGGCTTGCCGGAGGCGCTTGTGACCCCCGCCCAGTTCCACGCGGCGGGATCACCGAGACGCGGCACGGCTATCGCCCACGCCGCGGCACGCTTTTCCGAGTTGTGGTTGGTATGGCTCCATCGCAACTCCTGCACCCCAACGGGGCCGCCGTAGTAGAGCTGAACCAGACCCCAGCCTTCGCAGCAGTACCGGAACGTCGGGCCTCCCGGCAAGCCCGGAAGCAGGTCGATCCGCCTAGCCATAGGCGCCGGCCCGGAACCGACGACGAACAACGCCAGGTGCCGTCCACGTGGAGCAGCAGCAACTTCAGCGGCAGCGGAGAATTCCCGCAGCTCGCAGTCCGGCTCCGAGTCGGACTCGAAGACACGGAACAAGCCCAGATCGAAGAGGGCATCGAGGATCGAAGATCAATCGTCGTCTGCGGCATACAAGTCTAAGTTCGGCACAACCTAACTATCCCGATCGGGGCAACACGATGGCCAACCAGCATCCGCTCATCGGCTACTTGTTTCATTGACCCGCGACCGTGGCCCGGCCAGGCTCGCACGACGAGCGAGCGCACAACCCACCGACTCCCCGGCACAGGCCGCCTCTCGCCGTCGGTAACAAGCAGTGTGCAGAGCCCGTTCGCCACGCCGACGCCGCCGCTTTTAGACCGGGTGCGGCCTACCTCGATGTACGCGCGCCAACGCGGTCGAGTGCAGCGCGCGCTGCCGCCCGCGTCGCTCGATTGGCTACTCTAGTGGTCCTAATCGTTCACCCGACCCGCGAGACGGTGCCGCAGCAGATGTCCGACACTAGGCACGATATGGCTCCCGCCACAGATCGACGGATGGCGCTGGCGCGCGAGTGGGATCGGCTCGTCGCGGAGGTGCGCGAGCTACCGGACCTCGCCGACTTTCTCAAACCTCTTGACCTCGAGACGCTGTTGCCCCCCGCAACGGAAGGACCCGTGGTCGTCGTCAACGTCAGCCAATGGCGCTGCGACGCGATAATCGTCCGCCACACCGGCGTGACACCACGCCCTTTGCCTGACCTGACCGCTCAGAGCGCGGCCGATTGGACCAATCGCTATCTGAACACACTCCGCGAAGCCGAGCAGGCCGCCGACAATCTAGACGCGGTGCGCGAGCAGCGGCAGGGCGACACTGGCATGGGGAGGCGGCAAGCCGTCCAGCGGGCCGAGCGGGCGATGTCGGCGGCGCTCCAGGCAACGGAGGCGATGCTCAACGATCTGCTTGCGTGGCTCTGGGACGTCGCGGCCGAACCGGTGCTCGATGAGCTGGGACTGCACGAGACACCGCTTCCCGGAGCGCAATGGCCGCGACTCTGGTGGTGCCCCACCGGTCCGATGACGCTGCTGCCGCTGCACGCGGCCGGATACCACATGTCCCGCGACCAACCCACTCGTACCGTGATTGATCGTGTGGTGTCGTCCTACACACCAACGCTACGCGCTTTGCGCGAGGCCCGCCGGCCGCTCGACCCCACCCCGCGTGGTCACCGCATGCTCGCGGTCGGCGTCGGCGACGCCGAAGGGCAGCGGTCGCTCAGTGGGGTAACGAGCGAACTGGGCACCCTCGCGGAGCTCGTTCCCGCCGACCGGCTCACCATGGTGGTCGGTCCGGACGCGACGCGTGACGCGATCCGCGAGCAGCTCGTCGGTCACCGGTGGGCGCACTTCAGCTGCCACGGCACCCAGGATCTGCGCGACCCGTCCCGAGGCGGGCTGATGCTGTCCGACGGGAGGCTGACCGTTACCGACATCGCTACCGGGCAGTACCACGCCGATTTCGTAGGGCTCTCCGCCTGCAAGACGGCCACCGGGGGCGTCGATCTGCTCGACGAGGCGATAAGCCTCTCTGCCGCGCTGCACTATACCGGCTTCCGGCACGTCATTGGCGCCCTGTGGTCGGTGTACGACAACGACCACACTATCCAGTTGTTCCGTACCCTCTACGAAGAGATAATTACCGACGGGTGCCTGTATCCGGACCGCAGCGCCCGTGCGCTCCACCGCGCGACCCGCGCACTTCGCGACACCGCCCGCGACCAACCAAGTGTCTGGACACCGTTCACCCACACCGGACCGTGAAGGGAAACCAGGTGTCGATTGTCGAGCAGATCGCCGTGCCATACCTCGAAATCAATCAGGAGCACTTCGCGGAGGTGGCCTTGGCCTTCCTACGGGAGAGCACCGCCGACGGCACGGTTGTGCTGAGCGGGCCGTGCCCGCGCTGCGGGCACGCCATGGAGTACCTGATAACCAAGCGCGTGGTCAAAGACTGGCGAGCGCGGAAGGCCGCAACTCCAACCGAGGCCCAACTGGTTGAAGAGATGTGCTGTACGTGCGAGCAGGAACATCCGGGACGCCCGCGCGAGTATCTCGGCTGTGGGGCATTCTGGGACCTGCCTCTGGGTTCATGACCGGGCCGGCAGCCGCGCCGGCCCCTCGGGCCGGCCGGCAGAACGCCCAGGCCCTCCAGCGGCTCTACCGCGAGGAGCTGCCGCGCGTACGAATGGCCGCCCTCGCCTGGCGCAACGGGCTCGCCGCCCTGCTCACCGGGCTGCTCGGGTTCAGCCTCGTCAAGGGGCGTGCGGACATCAGCGGGCTGGCTAGCACTTGGGCCGTCCTCGTCGGTGTGCTTCTGTTGGCCTCCCTGTTGGCCGGCGCGTACGCGGCGATGCGACTACTGCGGGCCGCGCACGGGCTGCCCGAGGTCGTAGAGCGCGCCGTGGTCCGCTCCCGCGTCGCCGCCGACCACGACGAGGCCATCCGCGCCCAGAGGGCGTTGCGCCACGGTATCTGGGCCTTTCTGGCATGCGCGGCGCTGCTAATCGCCGGAGTCGCTGTCACCTGGTACGGGCCGGCCAAGGAAGCCCAGCGGTTGCGGGTCATCGCGACCGGCGAGGTCATCTGCGGCACGGTCGTCGGCGTGGACTCCGGCACGCTTGTCCTCAAGACCGAGTACGGCGAGCGGGCCGTCGACCTCACCACCGTGACCGGTATTAGCGCAGTAGACTCCTGCCCCCGACGTGAGTGATATGTCTGAGGCGGACTTCCCCGATGCCCTACTGCGGGCATATGACCTGTATAAACAGTTCGAGGTCACCGACGACGTGGCCGATCTGGACACTGCGATCGGTGTCGCCCGTGACTGCGTCCGCGGGTCGACGCTGGCGGACCCCGCGTACGGAAATAGCCTTTCGGTACTGGCGATGGCCTTGCAAAGCAGGTACGAGAGATTCGGTCACCTCGCCGACCTAGAGGAATCGATAGCTGTTGGCCGGTCAGCGGTGCAGGCGGCGGGTAGTACCGAAGCCCTCGCCGAGGGACTCCACAACCTGGGCCTCGGGCTTCAGATGCGCTTCGAACGCCGCAACGATCGCCGGGACATCGACGAGGCCGTGAAGGCCTCGCGGGCGGCCGCCGAGGCAACGGCCTCGGACGACGACGCCTACCCGCTGTACCTGTCCATGCTGAGCAAGGCCCTGCAGACCCGGTTCGACCGGCTAGGCGACCCGGCGGACCTCGACGCCGCCATTACTGCGGCAGAGAGCGCGGCGCAGCGGTCTCCGGAAGACTCGCCGGACCGAATCGTAACTCTCTCTACCTTCGGCAGCATGCTGGCGACCCGGTTCCGGCACCGGGGCGACATCAAAGACCTCGATACGTCGGTCGAGGTCGGGCGTTCCGTGGTCGCCCTTGCGGCCGCGCTCCCAGGCAGGTCCGCCTCGACGGCCGGAATCTGGTCCAACCTGGGATTGCGCCTCCTCCTGCGGTACGAGTACACGGGGGAACTTGCCGACTTGAGTGAGGCTGTGGAAGCGGCACGGACGGCGGTGAGGGCTGTGCCCATGGACGATCCGAGCCACACTACGTTT
This sequence is a window from Micromonospora sp. NBRC 110009. Protein-coding genes within it:
- a CDS encoding BTAD domain-containing putative transcriptional regulator, translated to MRSRAANAAAAATSIMSTLVVAAILVASGAWHPRLPSPAALRQWIHQPSTTDFVILLAEAGAVMLWLLLATTVLTRAYTTLARRLRWLPALHLPGPVQGLTAALLGATAVTTATAGTPAQPAPATGTTHDSDVQTPQASTTAPETRLVSSSQQLILMPADPAYTHTVRRGDTLSKIAAERLGDADRWTEIFALNRGTHFTHTGGTLRNPNVIYPGWTLTLPDDATPPTTHRPRPESPPSVPDEPDLATPAPAPTTARPPSTPRPAPPTATTPTIEPSHAPTPTTAGTCASADNTTITPTSRPTADRGPRPSGPDRGVLLPSGSWISLGLALAITTAAALVWAHRQRRYTAGKPSTTPRWETQTLAPLPRLIGQIRRALRRTAATAGETGQHNEPADAAVGDPDGASTLSKTNSSSQQATSGDPSATASHEATALTSSSHAFGPVMPAPAPPTVWPPAGLGLTGPGADAAARGFLTAALATDTDEHPHARTHVVIPAATAATLLGATTGTLPRTPRLRITPTLDDALDLLEALALHRTRLLDQHETATVADLRADPYEEPLPPVMLLTHPPDRRERPRVAALLTQGQRLDIHGVLLGPWSDGTTVTVNEDGTTTPAHSDHASHRADIGRLTVLEPTETLDLLTVLAEAHTGEAPSPAPAEPTPTAQRTAAQPDPRTPLTHQHQLATMPADTPLHGAHHEIQPLDTGHPDALDQPIATSTPATSPTPPAPETGTLTTVAVTVLGAPAHADPQRSLRAKSLELLVYLAARDGAATTEAILDDLLPDAPASKATHRLHTYVSDLRSVLRHHGGPGTYLTHPRHRYELNPDRLDVDLWRMRAALRAANTATGKAERVAALRRAVDTYRAPLADGCDYEWIEPHREAVRQQALDAAVALTEELDGQPAEQLAVVDAAIGQHPYAEQLYQVAMRARAHLDDIDGVRALRRTVTRQLAEIDAEPSDDTLTLADQLITKLRSASREGRAAAQGARS
- a CDS encoding DUF2637 domain-containing protein, giving the protein MSPLNSPTTRTADNSTSEAATDVAVVHLKRLRWAVRATLTLGVAASVAANVLHARPNPISQIIAAWPPLALLLTVELISRVPHHRRSLGIIRIAATSVIAAIATWVSYSHLVGVAARYGETGAGAAYLLPISVDGLVIVASVSLVELTARIRAGQPEQHPQPPVAATPSPTPTTRMPHAASAGRRDEGTADASSGARASADPVPCPDPPQRRPQHDAGDGERRPRRHLVDVANARVQRPSAASAVNGEPAVNGDELVPSETAAAVAYWHRREPHLHPAEIAARIGRSERTVRRYWPPRPQTPPAANANHAGDLTEGPRT
- a CDS encoding DUF4262 domain-containing protein, whose product is MTGIDDFLYRQGEIIDRVGWAVTLVVLSDDDLDDTAPFAYTVGLTAHDYPELIIAGLDPATSQALLNDLASRVYDNAEHFRHGQRMGDLIAGYDAVIIDGDPTEQLHPGGAIGRYGRGRVRLQQVVWADRHGRFPWDTAYAFPSAVQPLIGRP
- a CDS encoding CHAT domain-containing protein, whose product is MALAREWDRLVAEVRELPDLADFLKPLDLETLLPPATEGPVVVVNVSQWRCDAIIVRHTGVTPRPLPDLTAQSAADWTNRYLNTLREAEQAADNLDAVREQRQGDTGMGRRQAVQRAERAMSAALQATEAMLNDLLAWLWDVAAEPVLDELGLHETPLPGAQWPRLWWCPTGPMTLLPLHAAGYHMSRDQPTRTVIDRVVSSYTPTLRALREARRPLDPTPRGHRMLAVGVGDAEGQRSLSGVTSELGTLAELVPADRLTMVVGPDATRDAIREQLVGHRWAHFSCHGTQDLRDPSRGGLMLSDGRLTVTDIATGQYHADFVGLSACKTATGGVDLLDEAISLSAALHYTGFRHVIGALWSVYDNDHTIQLFRTLYEEIITDGCLYPDRSARALHRATRALRDTARDQPSVWTPFTHTGP